A window of the Hordeum vulgare subsp. vulgare chromosome 5H, MorexV3_pseudomolecules_assembly, whole genome shotgun sequence genome harbors these coding sequences:
- the LOC123398620 gene encoding receptor protein-tyrosine kinase CEPR1, protein MVATLCSTALLLVVVALLSASGDGAAALDAQAAYLSRLKQELAGPAMARWDFSSATPVDYCRFSGVVCDGRDGNVTGIDLASWRLAGRLPPGICAALPALRDLVLAFNDIRGGFPAGLLNCSSLETLNLSFAAVSGALPDLSPMRALRVLDLSDNLFSGAFPAASLAGMASLEVINFNENPGFDVWRPPEALTRLRRLRVLILSTTSMRGGVPAWLGNMTSLTDLELSGNSLTGRIPASLGRLANLEFLELYYNDLEGAIPDELGNLTRLADVDFSENRLDGAIPDSFCALPRLRVLQLYTNFLTGPIPAVLGNSTQLEILSVYKNQLTGELPADLGRYSDFNVLEVSENQLTGPLPPHACANGKLQYILVLSNLLTGTIPAAYADCLPLLRFRVSNNHLEGDVPPGIFALPHASIVDLSYNHFTGSVPPSIAGAKNLTSLFASANRLSGMLPPEIADVWGLVKIDLSNNLIAGPIPAAMGRLVRLNQLSLQGNRLDGPIPETLADLRSLNVLNLSENALSGQIPEALCALLPNSLDFAGNNLSGPVPPAMIKEGLLESVAGNPGLCVAFRLNLSDTALPLCQKGGEKRGFAGSAWIAGVCCVVCVVAMLALARRWVTRRWAAKDGEQDGTSSPGSRGGGGSSYDVTSFHKLNFDQHEIVEALIDKNIVGHGGSGTVYKIELSSGELVAVKKLWVSSSKQLRQKQQQHRGHGRGYGGGGGGEEDDSRELRTEVETLGSIRHKNIVKLYCCYSGADCNLLVYEYMPNGNLWDALHGGAGGGWGGFGFLDWPTRRRVAIGVAQGLAYLHHDLMFAIVHRDVKSSNILLDADFEPKVADFGIAKVLQATRGGVGVGGDTSSTTTIAGTYGYLAPEYAYSSKATTKCDVYSFGVVLMELATGKKPIEPEFGETRDIVQWVTGKVAGAAEAEALDKRLAWSPFKDEMVQAMRVAVRCTCSIPGLRPTMADVVQMLAESGPPPGSRSAKDFSGHKPKPADNEAM, encoded by the coding sequence ATGGTGGCCACGCTCTGCTCCACGGCCCTGCTGCTCGTCGTCGTCGCTCTGCTGTCGGCGTCCGGCGATGGCGCGGCGGCATTGGACGCGCAGGCCGCGTACTTGTCCCGGCTGAAGCAGGAGCTGGCCGGCCCGGCCATGGCGCGCTGGGACTTCTCGTCGGCCACGCCGGTCGACTACTGCCGGTTCTCGGGCGTGGTTTGTGACGGGAGAGATGGCAACGTGACCGGCATCGACCTCGCGTCGTGGCGGCTCGCCGGCAGGCTCCCGCCCGGCATCTGCGCGGCGCTGCCGGCGCTCCGGGACCTCGTGCTCGCCTTCAACGACATCCGAGGCGGCTTCCCGGCGGGCCTATTGAATTGTTCGTCGCTCGAGACGCTCAACCTCAGCTTCGCCGCCGTGTCGGGCGCGCTGCCGGACCTGTCCCCGATGCGGGCGCTCCGGGTGCTCGACCTGTCCGACAACCTCTTCTCCGGCGCGTTCCCGGCGGCGTCCCTCGCCGGCATGGCCTCGCTGGAGGTGATCAACTTCAACGAGAACCCCGGGTTCGACGTCTGGCGCCCGCCGGAGGCGCTCACGCGGCTGCGCCGCCTCCGCGTGCTCATCCTGTCCACCACCTCCATGCGCGGCGGCGTGCCGGCGTGGCTCGGCAACATGACGTCGCTCACCGACCTCGAGCTCAGCGGCAACTCCCTCACCGGCCGCATCCCGGCGTCGCTCGGCCGCCTCGCCAACCTCGAGTTCCTCGAGCTCTACTACAACGACCTCGAGGGCGCCATCCCCGACGAGCTCGGCAACCTCACGCGCCTCGCCGACGTCGACTTCTCCGAGAACCGCCTCGACGGCGCCATCCCGGACTCGTTCTGCGCTCTGCCGCGCCTCCGCGTGCTGCAGCTCTACACCAACTTCCTCACCGGGCCCATCCCGGCCGTGCTGGGGAACTCCACCCAGCTCGAGATCCTCTCCGTGTACAAGAACCAGCTCACCGGCGAGCTCCCCGCCGACCTAGGCCGCTACTCCGACTTCAACGTGCTCGAGGTCTCCGAGAACCAGCTCACGGGCCCGCTGCCGCCGCACGCCTGCGCCAACGGTAAGCTCCAGTACATCCTTGTCCTCAGCAACCTGCTCACCGGCACCATCCCGGCAGCCTACGCCGACTGCTTGCCGCTGCTCCGGTTCCGCGTCAGCAACAACCACCTCGAGGGCGACGTGCCGCCCGGCATCTTCGCGCTGCCGCACGCCTCCATCGTCGACCTCTCGTACAACCATTTCACCGGCTCGGTGCCCCCGTCCATCGCCGGCGCCAAGAACCTCACCTCGCTGTTCGCGTCCGCCAACCGGCTGTCCGGCATGCTCCCGCCGGAGATCGCCGACGTCTGGGGCCTCGTGAAGATCGACCTGAGCAACAACCTCATCGCCGGCCCGATCCCGGCGGCGATGGGGAGGCTGGTCCGGCTGAACCAGCTGTCCCTGCAGGGGAACCGCCTGGACGGCCCCATCCCTGAGACGCTCGCCGACCTTAGGAGCCTCAATGTGCTGAACCTGTCGGAGAACGCGCTGTCGGGGCAGATACCGGAGGCGCTGTGCGCGCTGCTGCCCAACTCGCTGGACTTCGCCGGCAACAACCTGTCGGGGCCGGTGCCGCCGGCGATGATCAAGGAGGGGCTGCTGGAGAGCGTGGCCGGCAACCCGGGGCTGTGCGTGGCGTTCCGGCTCAACCTGAGCGACACGGCGCTGCCGCTGTGCCAGAAGGGCGGGGAGAAGCGGGGGTTCGCCGGGAGCGCGTGGATCGCCGGGGTGTGCTGCGTGGTGTGCGTGGTGGCAATGCTGGCGCTGGCGCGACGGTGGGTGACGCGGCGGTGGGCGGCCAaggacggcgagcaggacggGACGTCGTCGCCGGGGTCGAGGGGCGGCGGGGGGTCGTCGTACGACGTGACCAGCTTCCACAAGCTAAACTTCGACCAGCACGAGATCGTGGAGGCGCTGATCGACAAGAACATCGTCGGGCACGGCGGCTCTGGCACGGTGTACAAGATCGAGCTGAGCAGCGGCGAGCTGGTGGCCGTGAAGAAGCTCTGGGTGTCCTCCTCCAAGCAGCTGcggcagaagcagcagcagcatcgCGGGCACGGCCGTGgctacggtggcggcggcggcggcgaggaggacgacagccGCGAGCTGCGGACGGAGGTGGAGACGCTGGGCAGCATCCGGCACAAGAACATCGTGaagctctactgctgctactcggGCGCCGACTGCAACCTGCTGGTGTACGAGTACATGCCCAACGGCAACCTGTGGGACGCGCtgcacggcggcgccggcggcgggTGGGGCGGCTTCGGGTTCCTCGACTGGCCGACGCGCCGCCGCGTGGCCATCGGCGTGGCCCAGGGCCTGGCGTACCTGCACCACGACCTCATGTTCGCCATCGTGCACCGCGACGTCAAGTCGTCCAACATCCTGCTCGACGCCGACTTCGAGCCCAAGGTGGCCGACTTCGGCATCGCCAAGGTGCTCCAGGCGACCCGCGGCGGCGTGGGCGTCGGCGGAGACACCTCGtccaccaccaccatcgccggcACGTACGGGTACCTGGCCCCGGAGTACGCCTACTCGTCCAAGGCGACGACCAAGTGCGACGTGTACAGCTTCGGGGTGGTGCTGATGGAGCTGGCCACGGGGAAGAAGCCGATCGAGCCGGAGTTCGGGGAGACGAGGGACATCGTGCAGTGGGTGACCGGCAAGGTGgcgggcgcggcggaggcggaggcgctcGACAAGCGGCTCGCGTGGAGCCCCTTCAAAGACGAGATGGTGCAGGCGATGCGCGTGGCCGTCCGGTGCACCTGCAGCATCCCCGGCCTCCGCCCCACCATGGCCGACGTCGTCCAGATGCTCGCCGAGTCCGGCCCGCCCCCCGGCAGCCGCTCCGCCAAAGACTTCTCCGGCCACAAACCCAAACCAGCTGATAATGAGGCCATGTGA